One Thalassospira marina DNA window includes the following coding sequences:
- a CDS encoding MBL fold metallo-hydrolase has protein sequence MKLTFAGTGSAFCTAADNFQSNMILETTNTDTGQLARMLIDCGTDARHALHRLGLWPKDFEAIYVSHLHSDHIGGLEWIALSNYFIFRRHRVDLYLVDELIEPLWEHSLRGGLEVSDHGDSTLDTYFNVKPMAPKGSFNWHDVKMDILPVDHIVADEGKMLSYALFGETKSTRFFVTTDAIFDPDAHMPYYRKADIIFQDCELGPRHSGVHAHYDQLKTLPDDIKAKMWLYHYPAYAKPDAVADGFCGFAMPEQSFDLA, from the coding sequence ATGAAGCTTACTTTTGCGGGCACAGGATCTGCGTTCTGTACCGCTGCCGATAATTTCCAAAGCAATATGATTTTGGAAACCACGAATACCGATACCGGCCAGTTGGCACGCATGCTGATTGACTGCGGCACGGATGCGCGCCATGCGCTGCACCGCCTTGGCCTGTGGCCGAAAGATTTTGAAGCCATCTATGTCAGCCACCTGCATTCGGACCATATCGGCGGTCTCGAATGGATCGCGCTTAGCAACTATTTCATTTTCCGCCGCCACCGTGTCGACCTGTATCTGGTCGATGAACTGATCGAACCGCTTTGGGAACACAGCCTGCGGGGCGGCCTTGAAGTCAGCGATCATGGCGACAGCACCCTGGACACCTATTTTAACGTCAAGCCGATGGCGCCAAAAGGCAGTTTTAACTGGCATGACGTTAAAATGGATATCCTGCCTGTTGACCATATTGTCGCCGACGAAGGAAAAATGCTGTCATATGCGCTGTTTGGCGAAACAAAATCGACACGCTTTTTTGTTACAACAGATGCGATTTTCGATCCCGATGCCCATATGCCCTATTACCGCAAGGCCGATATCATTTTTCAGGATTGCGAACTGGGTCCAAGGCATTCGGGTGTACATGCACATTACGACCAGCTAAAGACCCTGCCCGACGATATCAAAGCCAAAATGTGGCTTTATCACTATCCGGCCTATGCGAAGCCCGATGCCGTAGCCGACGGCTTTTGTGGATTTGCCATGCCGGAACAAAGCTTTGACCTGGCCTGA
- a CDS encoding acetyl-CoA carboxylase carboxyltransferase subunit alpha translates to MHNFLDFEKPIAELEGKIEELRHLSGNDDEVNIADEVARLQDKLTKLLQSTYGRLTPWQKTQVARHPDRPHFVEYIKFLFDDFTPLAGDRLYGEDEAIIGGLARLRGRSVMVIGHEKGRDTETRVKHNFGMAKPEGYRKAIRLMRMAERFNIPVVTLVDTAGAFPGADAEARGQSEAIARSIETCLDIKVPLVSVIIGEGGSGGAIALATANTVLMLENSIYSVISPEGCASILWRSGEEAKTAAEALRLTAQDLQQLGVIDEIVEEPLGGAQREPQNACKMVGDAIEKALIELSDLEGGVLKARRRDKFLDMGRQGLN, encoded by the coding sequence ATGCACAATTTTCTGGATTTTGAGAAGCCGATCGCCGAACTCGAAGGCAAGATCGAAGAACTCCGCCATTTGAGCGGCAATGATGATGAAGTCAACATTGCCGATGAAGTTGCGCGCCTGCAAGACAAACTGACCAAGCTTTTGCAAAGCACCTATGGCCGTTTGACCCCATGGCAAAAAACCCAGGTTGCCCGCCATCCGGATCGCCCGCATTTCGTGGAATATATCAAATTCCTGTTTGATGATTTCACCCCGCTGGCAGGCGACCGCCTTTATGGCGAAGACGAAGCCATCATTGGTGGCCTTGCGCGTTTGCGTGGGCGCAGCGTCATGGTTATCGGCCATGAAAAAGGCCGCGACACCGAAACCCGTGTGAAGCACAATTTCGGCATGGCAAAACCCGAAGGTTACCGCAAGGCGATCCGCCTGATGCGTATGGCCGAGCGTTTCAACATTCCGGTTGTGACCCTGGTTGATACTGCCGGCGCCTTCCCCGGTGCCGATGCCGAAGCCCGCGGCCAGTCCGAAGCCATTGCCCGTTCGATTGAAACCTGCCTTGATATCAAAGTGCCGCTGGTTTCTGTCATTATCGGCGAAGGTGGTTCGGGTGGCGCGATTGCGCTTGCCACGGCAAACACCGTTCTGATGCTGGAAAACTCGATTTATTCGGTTATTTCCCCGGAAGGCTGCGCTTCCATTCTGTGGCGTTCGGGCGAAGAAGCCAAAACCGCCGCCGAAGCCCTGCGCCTTACCGCACAGGACCTGCAGCAGCTTGGCGTGATTGACGAAATCGTCGAAGAACCGCTTGGTGGTGCCCAGCGCGAACCGCAGAATGCCTGCAAAATGGTTGGCGATGCCATCGAAAAAGCCCTGATCGAACTTTCCGATCTTGAAGGCGGCGTTCTCAAGGCCCGTCGCCGCGACAAGTTTCTCGATATGGGCCGTCAGGGTCTTAACTGA
- a CDS encoding sugar ABC transporter permease, with protein MNKENSMTGQTPETGLLDRRDTRVKHANNIAEMIGALVDRIKAGDLGFMPVIVGLIVIWTVFTAINPLFVTPNNLVNLLFDCSTVGVISLGIVCVLKLGEIDLSVGSMSGVGSALIGVLWVNQGVALPLAILAALVAGMVIGAVYALLRTRLGMPSFVSTLSGLLALLGLQLYLLGATGSINLPYGSAMVNFGQLMMMPDWLSHLVAVLPGICMVVMGMRTRAQRQAANLSTGSVGGLMIKALVVTVLFEAAIFYLNLGRGVPWMFGLFAMLVVVMNYVFTRTRWGRSVKAVGGNAEAARRAGINVNFIYVTSFALCSLFAALGGVLSSARLASASQQAGTGDVNLNAIAAAVIGGTSLFGGRGSAWSALLGIIVIQSISNGLTLLNMSSSLRYMITGCVLAIAVIVDSLARQSRVSHGRA; from the coding sequence ATGAACAAAGAAAACAGTATGACAGGGCAAACCCCTGAAACAGGGTTGCTGGACCGCCGTGATACGCGCGTCAAACATGCCAATAATATTGCTGAAATGATCGGCGCACTGGTTGATCGCATCAAGGCTGGTGATCTTGGCTTTATGCCGGTGATTGTTGGCCTGATCGTGATCTGGACGGTTTTTACCGCGATTAATCCCCTGTTTGTAACACCCAACAATCTGGTCAATCTGCTGTTTGACTGCTCGACCGTCGGGGTGATTTCGCTGGGGATTGTTTGCGTTCTCAAACTTGGTGAAATCGACCTTTCGGTTGGCTCCATGAGCGGGGTGGGTTCTGCCCTGATCGGTGTTTTGTGGGTTAATCAGGGTGTTGCCCTGCCACTGGCCATTCTGGCGGCCCTTGTTGCGGGAATGGTGATTGGCGCGGTTTATGCGCTTTTGCGGACCCGCCTTGGCATGCCCAGTTTCGTTTCGACCCTTTCCGGGCTTTTGGCGCTGCTGGGCTTGCAGCTTTATCTGCTCGGCGCGACCGGGTCGATCAACCTGCCTTATGGTTCGGCGATGGTGAATTTCGGCCAGTTGATGATGATGCCAGATTGGCTGTCACATCTGGTTGCGGTGTTGCCGGGGATTTGCATGGTCGTGATGGGCATGCGGACACGGGCACAACGCCAGGCGGCCAATCTTTCAACCGGTTCGGTTGGCGGGTTGATGATCAAGGCGCTGGTGGTGACGGTTCTGTTTGAAGCCGCGATTTTCTACCTCAATCTCGGGCGGGGCGTGCCGTGGATGTTTGGCCTGTTTGCCATGCTGGTTGTGGTGATGAATTATGTTTTCACCCGCACCCGGTGGGGCCGGTCCGTCAAGGCGGTGGGGGGCAATGCCGAAGCCGCACGGCGCGCGGGCATCAATGTCAATTTCATCTATGTTACATCCTTTGCGCTGTGTTCGCTGTTTGCTGCACTGGGCGGGGTTTTGTCATCGGCGCGTCTGGCATCGGCCAGCCAGCAGGCCGGAACGGGTGATGTAAACCTTAATGCCATTGCCGCAGCCGTCATTGGCGGCACCAGCCTGTTTGGCGGGCGTGGTTCGGCCTGGTCGGCATTACTGGGCATTATTGTTATCCAGTCGATCTCGAACGGGTTGACCCTTTTGAACATGTCATCCTCGCTGCGTTACATGATCACCGGTTGCGTGCTTGCCATTGCTGTCATCGTTGACAGCCTTGCCCGCCAAAGCCGCGTTTCACACGGCCGCGCCTGA
- a CDS encoding SDR family oxidoreductase, with protein sequence MTNVLNAKTAAITGAASGIGLECARNLLEAGCRVVLIDRAEDRLNQICAELGPNAMPMVVDLMDNQAVDGILDGIIAKVGHLDIFHANAGAYVGGKVAEGDPDEWDRVLNLNINAAFRSIRAVLPHMVERKSGDIIVTSSIAGLVPVVWEPIYTASKFAVQAFVHTLRRQVADQGIRVGAVAPGPVVTALLDSWPKAKMEEALANGSLMQPCEVADAVIFMLSRPRGVTIRDLVILPQSVDL encoded by the coding sequence ATGACCAATGTACTGAATGCAAAAACCGCGGCGATCACAGGTGCCGCGTCAGGGATCGGTCTGGAATGTGCGCGAAATCTGCTTGAGGCCGGTTGTCGTGTTGTTCTGATCGACCGGGCCGAAGACAGACTGAACCAGATTTGCGCCGAACTTGGCCCCAATGCCATGCCGATGGTGGTGGATTTGATGGATAACCAGGCTGTGGATGGCATCCTCGACGGGATCATCGCAAAGGTCGGGCATCTTGATATTTTTCATGCCAATGCCGGGGCCTATGTGGGGGGCAAAGTGGCCGAAGGCGACCCTGATGAATGGGACCGGGTATTGAACCTGAATATCAATGCGGCCTTTCGGTCCATCCGCGCGGTTTTGCCCCACATGGTGGAACGCAAAAGCGGCGATATCATCGTAACCAGTTCGATTGCCGGGCTGGTGCCGGTGGTGTGGGAGCCGATCTATACCGCGTCCAAATTTGCCGTGCAGGCCTTTGTCCATACCCTGCGCCGGCAGGTAGCCGATCAGGGTATTCGGGTGGGGGCCGTGGCACCTGGCCCGGTCGTTACCGCCCTGCTTGATAGCTGGCCAAAGGCCAAAATGGAAGAAGCCCTTGCCAATGGCAGCCTGATGCAGCCGTGCGAAGTGGCTGATGCCGTTATCTTCATGCTAAGTCGCCCGCGCGGCGTGACGATCCGCGATCTGGTGATTTTACCGCAAAGTGTGGATTTGTAA
- a CDS encoding GNAT family N-acetyltransferase, whose translation MSTNLQITELLSPDISDFDRLVVILKEAFAFQDGIVNPPSSVSRVDSAELQWRFDRDTVLVARDVANNGFIIGQVWIEQGVDDAYFYKMSVDPACHGRGIGQALINAALDHVAKAGRLTKARLHVRKELAGNIAFFTRCGFAITGEGNHPGFDAPTYVIMTRDILPQETLSIA comes from the coding sequence ATGTCCACAAATTTGCAGATCACCGAGCTGCTTTCGCCCGATATTTCCGATTTTGACCGCCTTGTGGTTATTTTAAAGGAAGCCTTTGCCTTTCAGGATGGCATCGTAAACCCGCCCAGTTCGGTCAGCCGTGTGGACAGCGCTGAACTGCAATGGCGATTTGACCGTGATACGGTGCTGGTCGCGCGCGATGTTGCCAATAATGGGTTTATTATTGGCCAGGTCTGGATCGAACAGGGGGTGGATGATGCCTATTTTTACAAAATGTCGGTTGATCCGGCGTGTCATGGGCGCGGGATCGGGCAGGCGTTAATCAATGCGGCACTTGATCATGTTGCAAAGGCAGGTCGCCTGACCAAGGCGCGGCTGCATGTGCGCAAGGAACTTGCCGGTAATATTGCCTTTTTTACCCGCTGTGGCTTTGCCATTACCGGCGAAGGCAACCATCCGGGGTTTGATGCGCCAACCTATGTGATCATGACCCGCGATATCCTGCCTCAGGAAACACTTTCCATCGCCTGA
- a CDS encoding ABC transporter transmembrane domain-containing protein: MPHSVFAYIWRHSRLQQIVLLIITVLSFPFLYYSLDLPKMIVNQAIGGAGEPFEILGVQLNQVEYLFSLSGIFLALVFINGGFKYLINVYTGVMAERLLRRMRYILYERVLRFPLPHFRKTSQGEIVSMITAEAEPLGGFFGEAFSLPVYQGGILVTISAFIFIQDPLMGLAAVSFYPLQGYIIPKLQRRVNQLGKDRVQNIRRLSEHIGDTVSGATDIRAHNTQGYELMRYTQRMGRIFEIRKEIYFRKFFIKFLNNFIAQITPFFFYSIGGYLVIAGDLSFGALVAALAAYKDMSAPWKELLAYYQRLADAHIKYDQLYEQFELPDLDQEHELTAPVADHLKSPMDVYALSWMDDDGTRVVENVSFNMTLPGSALLTGTADSGKSHLARLLVRLITPSSGRIQFDDLNAAQLPASALGQRTAYVGPDSYLFHGTISDNLLYGLKHRPVIDHKTAAGGSAGKDGNDDENGDEGSNTGKDAIGENLTDIGKLPPPALVEEVKLASPTDLPDHLTAEMFDEIKRSGNIPYDPSGQWIDYVGPGYESLEQLNSELLSLLSVVHLDRDIYRIGLFRRIDPKLRPNLSKAVLAARPRLKELLAERGLADLVEPFDIDRYNDNATVGINLIFGVPVNPNYERRNFLAHPYFQGVLRDNGLYEPMINMGRNMLDLMIELFTGLPPGHEFFDRYSFISADELADVKNMLKRIDGVAVNDIGEDDRLRLLEVAMNLTPARHRLRVMDDNFRDLVLKARPKFHENIPEDLASEIDFFDANSYTAAASILDNLLFGRFAYGRAHSEERVGDVLFEIARDGGLYEALIALGLESDVGVGGSRVSQSLRQKITLVRALIKNPDILVVDEALSAIDNETRDQVVEYLTRSATDRSVIWVDGADMSGEHFSTCLHMSNGKLTRRDTQEGTSPDTAADAAAITAESDTTPAEDGSIEEEVRLLRTIPLFSALDPNVIKLLAFTSPRLTYKRGEIIVKQGEPGDAAFIVISGRGEIWLTTEEAQTLKLRDVEPKEVIGEIALLVDQPRSATIRVVEDMTVLKLDKAEFLGLVRQDQAVSVQLLRVLAERLDLTTKQLSSRDQQGR, translated from the coding sequence ATGCCGCATTCGGTGTTTGCCTATATCTGGCGCCATAGCCGCTTACAGCAGATCGTTCTTTTGATCATTACGGTGCTGTCTTTTCCGTTCCTGTATTATTCCCTCGACCTGCCCAAAATGATCGTCAACCAGGCCATCGGTGGCGCTGGTGAACCATTTGAAATTCTGGGGGTGCAGTTAAACCAGGTTGAATATCTGTTCAGTCTGTCGGGTATTTTCCTGGCCCTGGTTTTCATCAATGGCGGGTTCAAATACCTGATCAACGTATATACCGGGGTCATGGCCGAACGGCTTTTGCGCCGGATGCGCTATATCCTGTATGAACGGGTCCTGCGTTTTCCGCTGCCGCATTTCCGCAAAACCAGCCAGGGCGAAATCGTTTCCATGATCACCGCCGAAGCCGAACCGTTAGGCGGTTTCTTTGGCGAGGCCTTTTCCCTGCCCGTTTATCAGGGCGGCATCCTTGTAACGATCTCGGCCTTTATCTTTATCCAGGACCCGTTAATGGGGCTGGCGGCAGTATCGTTTTATCCGCTGCAGGGCTATATCATTCCCAAATTGCAGCGGCGCGTAAACCAGCTTGGCAAGGATCGCGTTCAAAATATCCGCAGGCTTTCCGAACATATCGGCGACACCGTCAGCGGCGCGACCGACATTCGCGCCCACAATACCCAGGGCTATGAACTCATGCGCTATACCCAGCGCATGGGGCGTATTTTTGAAATCCGCAAGGAAATCTATTTCCGCAAGTTTTTCATCAAGTTCCTCAACAACTTCATCGCCCAGATCACGCCGTTTTTCTTCTATTCGATTGGCGGTTATCTGGTTATTGCTGGCGACCTGTCCTTTGGCGCGCTGGTTGCGGCCCTTGCCGCCTACAAGGATATGTCCGCCCCCTGGAAGGAACTTCTGGCCTATTACCAGCGTCTGGCTGATGCCCATATCAAATATGACCAGCTTTATGAACAGTTTGAACTGCCCGACCTGGACCAGGAACACGAACTGACCGCCCCGGTTGCCGACCATCTTAAATCACCGATGGATGTATATGCCCTGTCCTGGATGGATGATGACGGCACGCGCGTTGTTGAAAATGTATCATTCAACATGACCCTGCCAGGATCCGCCCTGCTGACAGGCACAGCCGATAGCGGCAAATCGCATCTGGCGCGCTTGCTGGTTCGCCTGATCACCCCCAGCAGCGGCCGCATCCAGTTTGATGACCTGAACGCAGCACAGCTCCCCGCATCGGCATTGGGGCAGCGTACCGCCTATGTCGGGCCGGATTCGTATCTGTTTCACGGCACCATTTCCGATAACCTGCTTTACGGCCTTAAACATCGCCCGGTAATTGACCATAAAACTGCCGCAGGCGGCAGTGCGGGCAAAGACGGCAACGATGATGAAAATGGCGACGAAGGCAGCAATACCGGCAAAGACGCCATTGGCGAAAACCTGACCGATATTGGCAAACTGCCCCCGCCCGCCCTGGTCGAAGAAGTCAAACTGGCATCGCCAACCGACCTTCCCGATCATTTGACGGCGGAAATGTTTGATGAAATCAAACGGTCCGGCAACATTCCCTATGACCCCAGCGGGCAATGGATCGATTATGTCGGCCCCGGTTATGAATCGCTTGAACAGCTTAACAGCGAATTGCTGTCGCTGTTGTCTGTCGTCCATCTGGACCGCGATATTTACCGCATTGGTCTGTTCCGCCGTATTGATCCCAAACTGCGCCCCAACCTGTCAAAGGCGGTGCTGGCCGCACGCCCGCGCCTGAAGGAACTGCTGGCTGAACGCGGCCTTGCCGACCTTGTCGAACCCTTTGACATTGACCGCTATAACGACAACGCCACCGTCGGGATCAACCTGATCTTTGGTGTGCCGGTCAATCCAAATTACGAACGACGCAATTTCCTTGCCCATCCCTATTTCCAGGGGGTGTTGCGCGATAACGGCCTGTATGAACCCATGATCAATATGGGCCGTAATATGCTCGATCTTATGATCGAGCTGTTCACCGGCCTGCCGCCGGGGCACGAATTTTTCGACCGCTACAGCTTTATTTCCGCCGATGAACTGGCTGACGTCAAAAACATGCTCAAACGCATTGATGGCGTCGCGGTCAATGACATTGGCGAAGATGACAGACTGCGCCTGCTTGAAGTCGCCATGAACCTGACACCGGCCCGTCACCGCCTGCGCGTGATGGACGACAATTTCCGCGATCTGGTATTGAAGGCACGGCCCAAATTCCACGAAAACATCCCCGAAGACCTCGCCAGCGAAATCGACTTCTTTGATGCCAACAGCTATACCGCTGCCGCATCCATCCTCGATAACCTGCTGTTCGGGCGCTTTGCCTATGGCCGTGCACATTCCGAAGAACGCGTTGGCGATGTTCTGTTTGAAATCGCACGCGATGGCGGCCTATACGAAGCCCTGATCGCCCTTGGTCTTGAATCCGATGTGGGTGTGGGTGGCAGCCGTGTATCACAAAGCCTGCGGCAAAAAATCACGCTGGTTCGCGCGCTGATCAAAAACCCCGATATCCTTGTTGTCGACGAGGCCCTTTCAGCCATCGATAACGAAACCCGCGATCAGGTGGTCGAATATCTGACCCGCAGCGCAACGGATCGCAGTGTGATCTGGGTTGATGGCGCCGATATGTCGGGCGAACATTTTTCGACCTGCCTGCATATGTCCAACGGCAAGCTGACCCGGCGTGACACCCAGGAAGGCACATCGCCAGATACCGCCGCTGATGCCGCCGCCATCACCGCCGAAAGCGATACCACCCCGGCCGAAGATGGCAGCATCGAGGAAGAAGTCCGGCTGCTGCGCACCATTCCGCTGTTTTCGGCACTGGACCCCAATGTCATCAAACTGCTGGCATTTACCAGCCCGCGTCTCACCTATAAGCGTGGCGAAATCATCGTCAAACAGGGTGAACCGGGTGATGCGGCCTTTATCGTGATTTCGGGTCGTGGTGAAATCTGGCTGACAACCGAAGAAGCCCAAACCCTGAAACTGCGTGATGTCGAACCGAAGGAAGTGATTGGCGAAATTGCCTTGCTGGTCGATCAGCCCCGTTCTGCCACCATCCGCGTGGTCGAAGACATGACCGTTCTTAAGCTCGACAAGGCGGAATTCCTGGGTCTTGTCCGTCAGGACCAGGCCGTTTCTGTCCAGTTGCTGCGCGTTCTTGCCGAACGGCTGGACCTGACCACCAAACAGCTTTCGAGCCGCGATCAACAGGGCCGATGA
- a CDS encoding NAD-dependent succinate-semialdehyde dehydrogenase, translating into MTAQLKEQRCVSLSNLTDLRLLREHAYIDGRWCSADNRQVIEVTNPFDGSFLGTVPNMGVTETRRAVEAAQKAFPAWAALLPQDRASRLRRWFELLIENREDLALLMTLEQGKPINESRGEIDYAASFVEFYAEETKRVNVESISSHLPNRAMSVRREPVGVTAAVTPWNFPCAMITRKAAAALAAGCTMIVRPATETPFSATALAELAERAGIPAGVFNVITGDPNPVVGELCGNPTVRALSFTGSTQIGRLLLAQGAQTVKKMSMELGGHAPFILFPDMDLDLAVSHAIGAKFATSGQDCLAANRIFVHRDIYDAFLERFANAIEKLRVGNGLDEDCEIGPLMHERAVAKCDEHVEDARAKGARVLAGGKTLGGLFYAPTLLADVTEDMQIYHEETFGPVAPVIPFDSEEEVIKRANDSEYGLAAYLYTNDQSRANRVANALEYGMVALNCVKITGAPIPFGGVKQSGLGREGSRHGMEEFTELKYVCAAF; encoded by the coding sequence ATGACGGCACAATTGAAAGAACAGCGTTGTGTGTCGTTAAGCAATCTGACCGATTTGCGCCTGCTGCGCGAACACGCCTATATTGATGGGCGCTGGTGCTCGGCCGATAATCGTCAGGTGATCGAGGTCACCAACCCGTTTGACGGCAGTTTTCTGGGTACGGTCCCCAATATGGGTGTCACCGAAACCCGCCGCGCTGTTGAGGCCGCACAAAAGGCCTTTCCGGCCTGGGCAGCCCTTCTGCCCCAGGACCGGGCTTCGCGCCTGCGCCGCTGGTTTGAATTGCTGATCGAAAACAGGGAAGACCTTGCCCTGCTGATGACCCTGGAACAGGGCAAGCCGATCAATGAATCGCGCGGTGAAATCGACTATGCCGCAAGCTTTGTCGAATTTTACGCCGAAGAAACCAAACGGGTGAATGTCGAAAGCATTTCATCGCATCTGCCCAACCGGGCCATGTCGGTGCGCCGCGAACCCGTTGGCGTAACCGCCGCCGTCACCCCGTGGAACTTCCCCTGCGCCATGATCACGCGTAAGGCAGCAGCCGCCCTTGCCGCTGGTTGCACCATGATCGTGCGTCCCGCCACAGAAACCCCGTTTTCGGCAACGGCCCTGGCCGAACTGGCCGAACGGGCCGGTATCCCGGCAGGTGTCTTTAACGTCATTACCGGCGATCCCAACCCTGTTGTCGGCGAACTTTGCGGCAACCCCACGGTACGTGCCCTGTCCTTTACCGGTTCCACGCAAATTGGCCGCCTGCTGCTGGCACAGGGTGCGCAAACGGTTAAAAAAATGTCGATGGAACTGGGCGGGCATGCGCCGTTCATCCTGTTTCCCGACATGGATCTTGATCTGGCGGTTAGCCATGCCATCGGGGCCAAATTTGCCACCAGCGGCCAGGATTGCCTGGCAGCCAACCGCATTTTTGTTCATCGCGATATTTACGATGCATTCCTGGAGCGTTTTGCCAATGCCATCGAAAAATTGCGGGTTGGCAATGGCCTGGATGAAGATTGCGAAATCGGCCCACTGATGCATGAACGTGCCGTTGCCAAATGCGACGAACATGTCGAAGACGCCCGCGCCAAAGGTGCCCGCGTCCTTGCCGGTGGCAAAACCCTGGGCGGACTTTTTTATGCCCCGACCCTGCTGGCCGATGTCACCGAAGACATGCAGATATATCACGAAGAAACCTTTGGCCCGGTTGCCCCGGTGATCCCGTTTGATAGCGAAGAAGAAGTCATCAAACGCGCCAATGACAGCGAATATGGCCTTGCCGCCTATCTTTACACCAACGACCAGTCGCGCGCCAACCGCGTTGCCAATGCACTGGAATACGGCATGGTCGCGCTGAATTGCGTGAAAATCACCGGCGCGCCGATCCCCTTTGGCGGGGTCAAACAATCGGGTCTGGGCCGCGAAGGTTCGCGCCACGGCATGGAAGAATTCACCGAGCTTAAATATGTCTGCGCAGCATTTTAA
- a CDS encoding aspartate aminotransferase family protein, which yields MNVIKNNTAELQAMDRAHFMHPSTHMRQHADGETPSRIINGGKGIYIHDTEGKETLDAFAGLYCVNVGYGRTEIADAIYAQAKELAYYHTYVGHGNEPIIRLSERIIKSAPEGMQRVYYGMSGSDANETNIKLIWYYNNILGRPEKKKIISRWRGYHGSGIMTGSLTGLATFHNAFDLPRSPVLHTTCPHFYWNAEAGETEEQFAKRCADDLEKMILREGPETIAAFIGEPVMGTGGIITPPKGYWEAIQAVLNKYDILLVADEVVTAFGRTGSYFGSQHYGIKPDLITIAKGVSSGYLPLSGVIIGERVWKVLEQGSDKMGPIGHGWTYSAHPVCAAAANANLDIVDGENLTGNSADTGGYFQKLLRETFDNHPLVGEARGVGLMAALEFVADKDKKERFDANLKVGAKVSAACLERGMIARAMPHGDILGFAPPLCITKAEVEKVVDIAKQAVDAVTDELAAK from the coding sequence ATGAATGTGATCAAAAACAACACCGCCGAATTGCAGGCAATGGACCGGGCGCATTTCATGCATCCGTCAACGCATATGCGCCAGCATGCCGATGGTGAAACCCCCAGCCGCATCATCAATGGCGGCAAGGGCATTTACATTCATGACACCGAAGGCAAAGAAACCCTTGATGCCTTTGCCGGTCTTTATTGTGTAAATGTGGGTTATGGCCGCACCGAAATCGCCGATGCCATTTATGCCCAGGCCAAGGAACTGGCCTATTACCACACCTATGTCGGCCACGGGAACGAACCGATCATTCGCCTGTCCGAGCGCATCATCAAAAGCGCGCCCGAAGGCATGCAGCGCGTTTATTACGGTATGTCCGGGTCGGATGCGAACGAAACCAACATCAAGCTGATCTGGTATTACAACAACATCCTCGGTCGCCCGGAAAAGAAAAAGATCATCTCGCGCTGGCGCGGCTATCATGGCTCGGGCATCATGACCGGCAGCCTCACCGGCCTTGCCACCTTCCACAACGCGTTTGATTTGCCGCGTTCACCGGTCCTGCACACCACCTGCCCGCATTTCTACTGGAATGCCGAAGCCGGTGAAACCGAAGAACAGTTCGCCAAACGCTGTGCCGATGATCTGGAAAAAATGATCCTGCGTGAAGGCCCCGAAACCATTGCTGCCTTCATTGGCGAGCCGGTTATGGGCACAGGCGGCATCATCACCCCGCCGAAAGGCTATTGGGAAGCCATCCAGGCTGTTCTGAACAAATACGACATTCTGCTGGTTGCCGACGAAGTCGTCACCGCCTTTGGCCGTACCGGCAGCTATTTCGGGTCCCAGCATTACGGCATCAAGCCGGACCTGATCACGATTGCCAAGGGTGTTTCCTCGGGCTACCTGCCGCTTTCGGGCGTCATCATTGGCGAACGGGTCTGGAAGGTTCTCGAACAGGGTTCGGACAAAATGGGCCCCATCGGCCATGGCTGGACCTATTCGGCCCATCCGGTGTGTGCAGCCGCGGCCAATGCCAACCTTGATATCGTCGATGGCGAAAACCTGACGGGTAATTCCGCCGATACCGGGGGCTATTTCCAGAAACTGCTGCGCGAAACCTTTGATAACCACCCGCTGGTGGGCGAAGCACGCGGCGTTGGCCTGATGGCCGCCCTGGAATTTGTTGCCGACAAGGACAAAAAGGAACGCTTTGATGCGAACCTGAAAGTCGGCGCCAAGGTTTCGGCCGCCTGCCTTGAACGTGGCATGATCGCACGCGCCATGCCGCATGGCGATATCCTCGGCTTTGCCCCGCCGCTTTGCATCACCAAGGCCGAAGTTGAAAAGGTTGTCGATATCGCCAAACAGGCCGTCGATGCCGTAACCGACGAACTGGCGGCCAAATAA